The Amphiura filiformis chromosome 13, Afil_fr2py, whole genome shotgun sequence genome segment tttttgggtggcgagttcaaaacgcgtggccatacaGCCTGTAGGAGCTGGTatgagggcgcacaccactaaataaacgtcCCATTGAAATCATGTGGAAATACAAGAAAGTAGTTTTTCTACGTATACCCAATGTAAGttgtaatattattaatatttattttgatcgAACCAATGTCTgaaattgttatttaaatttgacttctgtctactgtctgttcaattagcttagattcttgaatttttaagatatttgaaaaaataaaaaattgtggccaTAGATAGTCATCAAAGAAatgtgttagcacagccttagacctaacgtgatttatatttgtcaaattccgaagttcaatttaaaacccctttttttttcagatttgcctcattttaggcagttacttgggtccaccgaaagggttcgcgaccttttacaaatcgagtgggagggtccattctcaacttagggcatagaccctatccaatttagcaaaacaatctgtccactaATCTGTCCTgcgtaaattgagttttgtttaataccaccattccttcccaaaaatatcagcattcgcttgacattttcagatacagtgactttacaagaattgttttctgtaacctgattattttaaataatattttcttgtacaaaagttcttttgtttcacagttttttcagtttgtattcaacaaacaaaacgaaataacaaattgaaaataaatgtgtagttttataatagccctataggcctacaccttttcAATCCCATTCgcacaacaaataaataaatacaaattcaaagtttagacTTTCTAGAATAGAAGtcgcctaaaggcgatcgtcagacgtctgacgatcgcctttaggcgtgaaactcagagtaacgacttctattctaGAAGGtttaaactttgaatttttatacgctctcccttcttgggattgagcactctattcaaaaggtagtctaactatgaatatatgttgttaaataaataaataaataaataaataaatatacgaaGTAGATAAGGCTGACGTGGCAGTAAACAAAGTGCTCGATCCGTAAAGGAGAGCGCGAGCGTAAGTATAAACAGAAgtaatgcaaaaattaaatttttatgcaACTGGCATAGTCCATCTTAGTGATGGACTATTGtagcttaaagcaatattataacattttcaaacaaaatagattagcatttctttgccataaataaatgttagcttttactgtcagatatatcccttttatttttgagccgaacaactacggcaaagcaaagaaaattggaatttactaccagcgcacatgtcgccaatacgtaccactccttcggtgatcatgttgtggtacgaccctttgttgtgtatatcaccgtcccgcacgccgtgacgtactgtgtgttatgaacatcgtgtatgcgttcgactaataattccatcgtaataataaagggctgaatcagcctttaattcaaaatcacggattttgacaaaactacagcacttagagtcttgatttttgcagggtatattggtttaataaagtacaatttaatcgtgtaaaaaaggaattttaaaaattcagtgagggcgtcttcctcagcaaatgttataatatggctttaagttcaaGCAGTTTATGTCAAGTGTATAACGActgtatttatataattatgtgtgtgcTTGTACTGTAGTTTTAAGATCAGTATGCCTAATAATTCCATCATGGATGAAACTGCCAGTtgcataaaaattaaatttttgcattacttctgtttataaataaataaataaataaatatgcaaggaatgtatttatataacctgggcctattttagaaaaccttagttcataaataataacgtaatgtttcaacagtagggtttcaacacaaattagtgtgatgtgccctgaataatttaatttgatgatttatctttgtttacaactacatgagtgatgacattttgggggaattcccctctcaggTTGAGCAAAACgggttgaatcatatctaatttggaatgtttggaaacccccctgaggatgtaaagagaagatgatgtcacgggattcccctcaggaagtgatgtcaggggattcccctcaggaagtgatgtaatgagaaaggttaatgctataattaaggcttgggaatttccacatttggctattaatatttgggatttccccctgcttgatatataagaaaatgtaaacacaattattgtcacagttgatagtgttgatctgggctagctagctaatatgtttacagtccaattccttcaaagaaaggaaattgcaaaccagaaatattttatgtagtcaaagtactactatttgccagtgttgtcggagaagatctagaatgcgtcaaagaacgtacttcttccaagaaaggaaatatattcttctgtcgacttgctgaagtctggtattctgattcaacgcaactgtcaaaataagtggggacaactgcatcgcagtcctgcttcctgaagatattgtgtgaaaggtggaaatagcaccaagtttggagaaagcagcgcaaggagtttaatattggagaacggcgcaaggagtaaagtgatttggagaactgcgcaaagagttacgaatgtgtttggagaacgacgcaaggagtttagtacttgggagaaagtaacaccattttcgtatgaggattttatacgcaaggatttatcaatgcaagtgtacaaaggacttcgctgattttcgcagaacaagtgaataaggatatattacatcagtcgtccagaacattgcaagaactttatgatcgccaagaagaagaatgctggctaagtacaaaatagataaagagtgattatatttgattattgtgtatgtgcatttgttgtcatatattgtaccaataataacgtgctttcaattaaagacttagattttgttagcataatcaaacagtgtatttgtgttgtgcattcgtgtgagttcgggtaaaaggtgattttggccttgagtcaagtacgactcgtaacattaggcatactggcaaatattttgctgggtctaaggctgtgctaacacttttctttgatgactttgaccacaattttttattttttcaaatatcttaaaaattcaagaatctaagctaattgaacagacggtagtgaccccggggggggggcactcacatgttaaggtggtacgggtatgtgcggcgctcaagggtcccttattcaggctctccggcagcttaagccccacatttggatctgctccagttctttgagcctcaaactctgacaattgtagctctaagtttaagctcaaatttggaaataatttagaaatttttagctcaacagcctataatttggccctaatttcagttcttcaagcccctattttgcctgaaaatcagttcttagttcccaaatttcggcgctccgcgccgcacacccctaccaaaatttaagttgagtgcccccctgggGTAGTGACCAATTCAGCAATGTTTTCACCATCCCAAATATTATCTTAGATGCTTCTCAGGGAGATGCTTTATCTGAAATTTCTATTCATTCACTCGCTATGGACATGTTGTGATTTCAGAGGATTCTCTAGATTTTGCAATGACAATTTAAAGAAACAGGTGAGtggcttttttttttacttttctgtgAACATGaccaggcccatacgcaggattttgggggggtgctgattttgaaaaagtggactttttttcaagaGGGGCGATTTtgggaaaagtggactttctttccaaaatttggactttttgaccaaaaaatggtctcaaattgctcatcTTGACACAATAATCAAGAAATGGTATAGAACTTGTCTTTGATATATGATAATGAAGGCGTATGATAATGAAGTCATGGTTAGCGggtcacaccgacatcgcctggctaataattactttgtcagcagagatattaaaatcaatacctggaatcgatacacgtgaatgtgctatgcacgattttgatattcagacgaaaatctttggataccggggtagaaaatgatgaatatcgcccgtaatttttttattctaaagaagtcatatttatttccttgcacttgaacatatgtgttgaacatatgtgttgaacagatatgatagtacATGtattagcttgcgtcttgagaaagaagcttgcgtcttgaactcaaaaactgacaatatttctgattttatatgtaccgattgccgaattatatagccaatcgttgaggtagtctaaaagcatatgaccttaTTGACCTATggtggcgtaccatgctcgactcacacacaagtcagtcaccgggctattgtcagtagcctagtcagatgtccttcgcccAAATGcgtttcaaaactattaaacaggtcgatacaaaatggccatgcgtggcggtggattcaacctaccatggagatttctgccatgaagatatcggggcgatgacacctGACACTGTGCGGGTATAAGCGAATTCTGAACTTAAAATAAATTCAAGGTAAAATGAAACCGCTAACAATTCTGATATATTTCCTTCACCAATTTTATTTAACACCataaaagagataaaaaaatgaaaatgattttatACATGCAATAAGATGAACTCTTGATCATTTTTACAATGACACAGGGCATAATTTTAGAAGAGTCGTTACGAAAATCGATCTGATTTAGTGACGTCTCTTCTAGAATTATTTTGTTTGTGAGAATTTTATTCTCCTAAATTCACCCAACGCAGTAAGTTAAATTGATTCTCTTTAATTGAGTATGATGCGTTTGTGAGTATCATATTTTATTTAcgcaagttcaaaattgcatcacAGATAAATCCCATAGGCTCATGTGTGAGCAAACATTATTTTGACTCTTTACCTTAAAACCAGCGCAACATTCTTTTTCAGTAAATTTTCCACCAAGTATGTAATTATGTTCTTTCAGGAAATGCAACAAAAACTTCCAATTAATAAACTCTGAGAAATCAACCTTTGAAATAGGGTAAAGCTGTTTTTGGACCGACATTATACAGGGTGCTTAAGAGGTGACATATCAGTATGAATTTGACTAgtaaattgataatttattgtgTTTGCTACTGTTAtgaaacacctcaaaagaaaaaTCATTTTGTAACAGGCTTTGTCACAATTCTGGCCATGGCTCATTAACCAAAGGTCGCGGATACGGCAAACTACCTTTTTTGAATTCCTTATGACCTTAAAAAGAATTGGTTTGACCGGTTGACCCCAACCAAAAATGTCTGTCACTTAAATGCGGTCATGCCAAAAACACTTTAAATGAGGACAGCCCAAACCAAATTTGTTCAGTGCCCTTCAGGCATGCCATGCCAGGAACACTTTCAAAACTTTGTTCTAAGATTTGGTCACGAAACATTAATAGCATCAgtagtaagcatcatattcaccagtccatcaaccgagtgaacaaggaaaagtgatacattccgaaagctctcaggtgagcaaaAATAAGCTTTGAGTAATTATTTAACTTTCTTCATCATTATTCATTAATAGCATTGTTCTCTTAGTATGCAAGGCATTTTTGACAACACTCACCTTTAAAAGAAGAAATGGTTCATATTTGGTGAGTTTCGATGTGATTTTTAAGACTGTTTTTTTGAGCGAAAgtcttctgacaatattcacaatgatatggcttctctttggtgtgagttcttatGTGGCGTTTAAGATTGCTCTGATGTGTAAAAGTGTTCTGACAAATCTCACATTGAAAGggcttttctttggtgtgagttctgatgtgttctttAAGAGTACTGCTTTTtccaaagcatttctgacaatattcacactgatatggcttctcttttgtgtgagttcgtCTGGTGTGGCCTTTAAGACTGAGCTGCTTTGCAAAAGTTTTCTTacaatactcgcactgaaagggtcgttcttttgtgtgagttctggtgTGTTGCAAACGATTACTGGGgtttgcaaaacatttctggcaatattcaCACCGATATGGCTTTTCTtttgtgagttctgatgtggtttTTAAGACTGCTTTTGTGTGTGAAAgtcttctgacaatattcacactggtatggcttctcttttgtgtgagttctgatgtggcgtTTAAGATTGCTTTGATGTGTAAAAGTTTTCTGACAAATCTCACATTGAAAGGGCttttctttagtgtgagttctgatgtgttgtttATGAGAACTGCTGTTaccaaagcatttctgacaatatttacactgatatggcttctcttttgtgtgagttctgatgtggtttGTAAGCTTGTCCTGATATGCAAAAGTTTTCTGACAAATCAAACACTGAAATGGTTTTtcatttgtgtgagttctgatgtgtcttttaagACTACTTTTCATTGTGAAAGTCTTCTGACAATGTTCACACTGATATGGCtgctcttttgtgtgagttctgatgtggcttATAAGACCGAACTTCTGTGTAAAGgttttctgacaatactcgcattgAAAGGGCTTTTCTTTGGTGTGGATCCTGATGTGGACTTTAAGAGTACCTTTCTGTGTAAAAGTTTTGTAACAAATCTCACACTGGTAGGTcttttcttttgtgtgagttcggATGTGCACTTTACGAGCACTACTGTGTGAAAAGCATTTCTGGCAATATTCACATTCATAGGGTTTATCCTTTGTATGTATTCTAATATGTCTTCCCATGTTACTTCTATCCGTGAAACACTTCTGACAATATTGACACTGAAAGATGACTTTTTTGGTTTGAGTTGTGATGTGCATAGTAAGTTCACTTTTATCACATTTCTGGTAATGTCCATATCTGCTTGTCTCTGTATGATCGCCATCTTTTCTTTTACAATTTTGGCAATACATACTCCGTTGCCCTCTGACATTAAGTACGTCATACTTCATCCGATGTCTACTAATATGCCGCTTAAATCCATCAAAGGAGTGAAAGTAAATTCTACAATAGGAACAAGTGAATGGTTTAAACATCTTTACCGGCTTCCTTGACATTCTGGATAAAGAATTAATGGAGTCGATGATTTCTCTCGACAGATGGTTACAATCAATGTAGCTTCAGTGTATTAGCTTTGAGTACATTGTAGACACTCCTGAGTATACGTTTGATGGGTTGTATTTGTGATTGACGATATTACCGGTCCTTTAGATATTACAAATGTATAGCTTGGCACTTCCCTGGTCACAATTATTCCAAAATCTGGAGAAGAATAATGCAGATCGAGACTAGTAATTAGTCTTATCAGTTTCATTTTACGCTTTGTGGTTGACATACACATTTGCTGGATTTTGGCAACAAGTTTCCGGTCacggttccaatatctgtggtataATGCATGTACGTAATCAGACCTTGATTTACCGTAATTGAAGTCATTTCTTTTTGTTAGAGATTCAGAAACTTTCTTAAGTTTTGGGTTAAATTGCCAAATTTTATctaattttattgctctaggataacagatttagaaaaaaattcgTTTCAATTCATgggtccaatgcagaaaatatacaggttttgtGAATTAGACCATTAGCAGTTCTTCAAAATGTTATTCGCACAGCATCTTTTGAATTCGCATATTTATTTCTCTAAACGTAATGAAAGTAAGTTTATGTCTCCtacacattcaaatttttatattaaattccATTTTGCCCCACCCCGTCCGATATATACTGACATTTGAATCGTTTTAAGGACACATGCTAAATTTTAAACTTTATAAAATTGTCAAGTTTATTAAAAAGGCccttatcaaatgcaatttacaactTCCTACCTACCCTTTTTTATATTACGGCAAtcaaaacatttcttttttagaTGTGGCGGGTACAATCTCACCCTGATATGGCTTTTCTTTTGTATGAGTTT includes the following:
- the LOC140167974 gene encoding uncharacterized protein isoform X3; this encodes MSRKPVKMFKPFTCSYCRIYFHSFDGFKRHISRHRMKYDVLNVRGQRSMYCQNCKRKDGDHTETSRYGHYQKCDKSELTMHITTQTKKVIFQCQYCQKCFTDRSNMGRHIRIHTKDKPYECEYCQKCFSHSSARKVHIRTHTKEKTYQCEICYKTFTQKGTLKVHIRIHTKEKPFQCEYCQKTFTQKFGLISHIRTHTKEQPYQCEHCQKTFTMKSSLKRHIRTHTNEKPFQCLICQKTFAYQDKLTNHIRTHTKEKPYQCKYCQKCFGNSSSHKQHIRTHTKEKPFQCEICQKTFTHQSNLKRHIRTHTKEKPYQCEYCQKTFTHKSSLKNHIRTHKRKAISV